The Betta splendens chromosome 4, fBetSpl5.4, whole genome shotgun sequence genome contains a region encoding:
- the palm1a gene encoding paralemmin 1a isoform X5, which yields MEMSEALCQEERLQLIAERRKWQTEIENKKRQLEDDRRALQHLKSKVLRERWLLDGPPCAGPEHDEVKRQLEQDETRTRTLEDTINRLEQELVGLEDGAMCQPTTHIAVSSGSVKAVEVNGHSNHHQNRGQEVKAFAEIPCALKPRKDRKEMRRVVHEMNGEDGIHQLSSIEVDELIHKADEASMTSQKTVATVTSLPTAEVQEEEEEAVPQIAVEITGLETKAGGGESSVAEASTQNPVTMVFMGYQSVEDEEETKKVLGPQGTVKAELVLIHDPDGKLSPSGEGKKKAGGIQTIEPSASPPNATCRLPSSEAPETTAEEEEVKKEKQPCKCCSIM from the exons ATGGA GATGAGTGAAGCTCTGTGTcaggaggagcggctgcagctcatcGCG GAGAGGAGAAAGTGGCAGACGGAGATAGAGAACAAGAAGCGACAGCTGGAGGATGACAGACGAGCTCTGCAGCACCTGAAG TCGAAGGTTCTGAGGGAGCGCTGGCTGCTGGATGGACCTCCCTGTGCTGGGCCGGAACATGATGAGGTCAAGAGACAACTGGAGCAGGAtgagaccaggaccaggaccctGGAGGACACCATCAACAG GTTGGAGCAGGAATTGGTGGGCCTGGAAGATGGAGCTATGTGTCAACCCACCACACACATTGCT gtgtcGTCAGGATCAGTTAAAG CTGTAGAGGTTAATGGTCACAGCAACCATCACCAGAACAGAGgtcaggaggtcaaag CCTTTGCAGAAATTCCTTGTGCGCTCAAACCAAGaaaggacaggaaggagatgaggagag tGGTCCATGAGATGAACGGTGAAGATGGCATCCATCAGCTCAGCTCCATCGAAGTTGATGAGCTCATCCACAAAGCTGATGAGGCATCAATGACATCGCAGAAGACTGTTGCCACGGTGACCTCACTGCCCACAGCAGaggtccaggaggaggaggaggaggcagtgccGCAGATTGCAGTGGAGATCACAGGACTGGAAACCAAAGCGGGGGGGGGTGAGTCGAGCGTGGCCGAGGCAAGCACCCAGAACCCCGTCACCATGGTGTTCATGGGATACCAGAGTGTGGAGGACGAAGAAGAGACCAAGAAGGTCCTGGGGCCACAGGGGACAGTGAAGGCTGAGCTGGTGCTGATCCACGACCCAGATGGGAAATTGTCACCGAGTGGAGAAGGAAAGAAGAAGGCTGGCGGCATTCAGACAATAGAGCCTTCTGCTAGTCCTCCTAATGCAACGTGCCGGCTGCCAAGCTCTGAAGCTCCTGAGACcacggcggaggaggaggaggtaaagaaggagaagcagccatGTAAGTGCTGCAGCATCATGTGA
- the palm1a gene encoding paralemmin 1a isoform X3, giving the protein MEMSEALCQEERLQLIAERRKWQTEIENKKRQLEDDRRALQHLKSKVLRERWLLDGPPCAGPEHDEVKRQLEQDETRTRTLEDTINRLEQELVGLEDGAMCQPTTHIAVSSGSVKAVEVNGHSNHHQNRGQEVKEIPCALKPRKDRKEMRRAMYSVEIKVERDRLTGETKVLSTNTMLPVDFSQKGIKVYEDEQKVVHEMNGEDGIHQLSSIEVDELIHKADEASMTSQKTVATVTSLPTAEVQEEEEEAVPQIAVEITGLETKAGGGESSVAEASTQNPVTMVFMGYQSVEDEEETKKVLGPQGTVKAELVLIHDPDGKLSPSGEGKKKAGGIQTIEPSASPPNATCRLPSSEAPETTAEEEEVKKEKQPCKCCSIM; this is encoded by the exons ATGGA GATGAGTGAAGCTCTGTGTcaggaggagcggctgcagctcatcGCG GAGAGGAGAAAGTGGCAGACGGAGATAGAGAACAAGAAGCGACAGCTGGAGGATGACAGACGAGCTCTGCAGCACCTGAAG TCGAAGGTTCTGAGGGAGCGCTGGCTGCTGGATGGACCTCCCTGTGCTGGGCCGGAACATGATGAGGTCAAGAGACAACTGGAGCAGGAtgagaccaggaccaggaccctGGAGGACACCATCAACAG GTTGGAGCAGGAATTGGTGGGCCTGGAAGATGGAGCTATGTGTCAACCCACCACACACATTGCT gtgtcGTCAGGATCAGTTAAAG CTGTAGAGGTTAATGGTCACAGCAACCATCACCAGAACAGAGgtcaggaggtcaaag AAATTCCTTGTGCGCTCAAACCAAGaaaggacaggaaggagatgaggagag CCATGTACTCGGTGGAGATTAAAGTGGAGCGGGACAGACTGACAGGGGAAACCAAGGTTCTGTCTACTAACACCATGCTTCCTGTTGACTTCTCTCAGAAAGGGATCAAAGTGTACGAGGATGAGCAGAAAG tGGTCCATGAGATGAACGGTGAAGATGGCATCCATCAGCTCAGCTCCATCGAAGTTGATGAGCTCATCCACAAAGCTGATGAGGCATCAATGACATCGCAGAAGACTGTTGCCACGGTGACCTCACTGCCCACAGCAGaggtccaggaggaggaggaggaggcagtgccGCAGATTGCAGTGGAGATCACAGGACTGGAAACCAAAGCGGGGGGGGGTGAGTCGAGCGTGGCCGAGGCAAGCACCCAGAACCCCGTCACCATGGTGTTCATGGGATACCAGAGTGTGGAGGACGAAGAAGAGACCAAGAAGGTCCTGGGGCCACAGGGGACAGTGAAGGCTGAGCTGGTGCTGATCCACGACCCAGATGGGAAATTGTCACCGAGTGGAGAAGGAAAGAAGAAGGCTGGCGGCATTCAGACAATAGAGCCTTCTGCTAGTCCTCCTAATGCAACGTGCCGGCTGCCAAGCTCTGAAGCTCCTGAGACcacggcggaggaggaggaggtaaagaaggagaagcagccatGTAAGTGCTGCAGCATCATGTGA
- the s1pr1 gene encoding sphingosine 1-phosphate receptor 1, which produces MAESSYSDLIAKHYNYTGKFRKTQQDSGLKADSVVFIIVCCFIILENVLVLTTIWRTKKFHKPMYYFIGNLALSDLLAGVVYTANILLSGANTYKLTPTQWFFREGSMFVALAASVFSLLAIAIERHLTMLKMKLHNSGNTCRVFLLISTVWMIAAVLGGLPVMGWNCIRSMAQCSTVLPLYHKTYILFCTTVFSVILMAIVVLYARIYALVRTRSRKLVFRKVSNGRSSSGANSKSSEKSLALLKTVIIVLSCFIACWAPLFILLLLDVACETLRCPILYKAEWFLALAVLNSAMNPLIYTLTSNEMRRAFLKTLMCCTACFRPRSKFTGPLVGAEFSRSKSDNSSHPNREEAESTAANVMSSS; this is translated from the coding sequence ATGGCCGAGTCCAGCTATTCCGACCTGATCGCCAAACACTACAACTACACCGGAAAGTTTCGAAAGACGCAGCAGGACTCGGGCCTGAAGGCCGACTCAGTGGTCTTCATCATAGTGTGCTGCTTCATCATCCTGGAGAATGTCCTGGTCCTCACCACCATTTGGAGGACCAAGAAGTTCCACAAGCCTATGTACTACTTCATCGGGAACCTGGCGCTGTCCGACCTTCTGGCCGGAGTCGTCTACACCGCCAACATTCTGCTGTCTGGCGCCAACACCTACAAGCTGACGCCCACGCAATGGTTCTTCAGGGAGGGCAGCATGTTCGTGGCGCTGGCCGCGTCCGTCTTTAGCCTCCTGGCCATCGCCATCGAGCGTCACCTCACTATGCTTAAGATGAAGCTGCACAACAGCGGTAACACCTGCCGCGTGTTCCTGCTCATCAGCACCGTGTGGATGATCGCGGCGGTGCTGGGAGGCCTGCCGGTGATGGGCTGGAACTGCATCCGGAGCATGGCGCAGTGCTCCACGGTGCTGCCGCTCTACCACAAGACCTACATCCTGTTCTGCACCACCGTCTTCAGCGTCATCCTCATGGCCATCGTGGTGCTTTACGCTCGGATCTATGCACTGGTGCGCACTCGCAGCCGCAAACTTGTTTTTCGCAAAGTGTCCAACgggcgcagcagcagcggtgccaACAGCAAGAGCTCGGAGAAGTCCCTGGCGCTGCTGAAGACGGTCATCATAGTCCTGAGCTGTTTCATCGCTTGCTGGGCTCctctcttcatcctgctgctgctggacgtggCCTGTGAGACGCTGCGCTGCCCCATCCTCTACAAGGCCGAGTGGTTCCTGGCGCTCGCCGTCCTCAACTCCGCCATGAACCCGCTCATTTACACGCTGACCAGCAACGAAATGCGCCGCGCGTTCCTCAAGACGCTGATGTGCTGCACCGCATGCTTCCGGCCTCGCTCCAAGTTTACCGGACCGTTAGTTGGCGCAGAGTTCAGCCGCAGCAAGTCGGACAACTCCTCACACCCCAACAGGGAGGAGGCGGAGTCCACAGCGGCAAACGTCATGTCGTCCTCCTAA
- the palm1a gene encoding paralemmin 1a isoform X7: protein MEMSEALCQEERLQLIAERRKWQTEIENKKRQLEDDRRALQHLKSKVLRERWLLDGPPCAGPEHDEVKRQLEQDETRTRTLEDTINRLEQELVGLEDGAMCQPTTHIAVSSGSVKAVEVNGHSNHHQNRGQEVKVVHEMNGEDGIHQLSSIEVDELIHKADEASMTSQKTVATVTSLPTAEVQEEEEEAVPQIAVEITGLETKAGGGESSVAEASTQNPVTMVFMGYQSVEDEEETKKVLGPQGTVKAELVLIHDPDGKLSPSGEGKKKAGGIQTIEPSASPPNATCRLPSSEAPETTAEEEEVKKEKQPCKCCSIM from the exons ATGGA GATGAGTGAAGCTCTGTGTcaggaggagcggctgcagctcatcGCG GAGAGGAGAAAGTGGCAGACGGAGATAGAGAACAAGAAGCGACAGCTGGAGGATGACAGACGAGCTCTGCAGCACCTGAAG TCGAAGGTTCTGAGGGAGCGCTGGCTGCTGGATGGACCTCCCTGTGCTGGGCCGGAACATGATGAGGTCAAGAGACAACTGGAGCAGGAtgagaccaggaccaggaccctGGAGGACACCATCAACAG GTTGGAGCAGGAATTGGTGGGCCTGGAAGATGGAGCTATGTGTCAACCCACCACACACATTGCT gtgtcGTCAGGATCAGTTAAAG CTGTAGAGGTTAATGGTCACAGCAACCATCACCAGAACAGAGgtcaggaggtcaaag tGGTCCATGAGATGAACGGTGAAGATGGCATCCATCAGCTCAGCTCCATCGAAGTTGATGAGCTCATCCACAAAGCTGATGAGGCATCAATGACATCGCAGAAGACTGTTGCCACGGTGACCTCACTGCCCACAGCAGaggtccaggaggaggaggaggaggcagtgccGCAGATTGCAGTGGAGATCACAGGACTGGAAACCAAAGCGGGGGGGGGTGAGTCGAGCGTGGCCGAGGCAAGCACCCAGAACCCCGTCACCATGGTGTTCATGGGATACCAGAGTGTGGAGGACGAAGAAGAGACCAAGAAGGTCCTGGGGCCACAGGGGACAGTGAAGGCTGAGCTGGTGCTGATCCACGACCCAGATGGGAAATTGTCACCGAGTGGAGAAGGAAAGAAGAAGGCTGGCGGCATTCAGACAATAGAGCCTTCTGCTAGTCCTCCTAATGCAACGTGCCGGCTGCCAAGCTCTGAAGCTCCTGAGACcacggcggaggaggaggaggtaaagaaggagaagcagccatGTAAGTGCTGCAGCATCATGTGA
- the palm1a gene encoding paralemmin 1a isoform X4: MEMSEALCQEERLQLIAERRKWQTEIENKKRQLEDDRRALQHLKSKVLRERWLLDGPPCAGPEHDEVKRQLEQDETRTRTLEDTINRLEQELVGLEDGAMCQPTTHIAVSSGSVKAVEVNGHSNHHQNRGQEVKAMYSVEIKVERDRLTGETKVLSTNTMLPVDFSQKGIKVYEDEQKVVHEMNGEDGIHQLSSIEVDELIHKADEASMTSQKTVATVTSLPTAEVQEEEEEAVPQIAVEITGLETKAGGGESSVAEASTQNPVTMVFMGYQSVEDEEETKKVLGPQGTVKAELVLIHDPDGKLSPSGEGKKKAGGIQTIEPSASPPNATCRLPSSEAPETTAEEEEVKKEKQPCKCCSIM; the protein is encoded by the exons ATGGA GATGAGTGAAGCTCTGTGTcaggaggagcggctgcagctcatcGCG GAGAGGAGAAAGTGGCAGACGGAGATAGAGAACAAGAAGCGACAGCTGGAGGATGACAGACGAGCTCTGCAGCACCTGAAG TCGAAGGTTCTGAGGGAGCGCTGGCTGCTGGATGGACCTCCCTGTGCTGGGCCGGAACATGATGAGGTCAAGAGACAACTGGAGCAGGAtgagaccaggaccaggaccctGGAGGACACCATCAACAG GTTGGAGCAGGAATTGGTGGGCCTGGAAGATGGAGCTATGTGTCAACCCACCACACACATTGCT gtgtcGTCAGGATCAGTTAAAG CTGTAGAGGTTAATGGTCACAGCAACCATCACCAGAACAGAGgtcaggaggtcaaag CCATGTACTCGGTGGAGATTAAAGTGGAGCGGGACAGACTGACAGGGGAAACCAAGGTTCTGTCTACTAACACCATGCTTCCTGTTGACTTCTCTCAGAAAGGGATCAAAGTGTACGAGGATGAGCAGAAAG tGGTCCATGAGATGAACGGTGAAGATGGCATCCATCAGCTCAGCTCCATCGAAGTTGATGAGCTCATCCACAAAGCTGATGAGGCATCAATGACATCGCAGAAGACTGTTGCCACGGTGACCTCACTGCCCACAGCAGaggtccaggaggaggaggaggaggcagtgccGCAGATTGCAGTGGAGATCACAGGACTGGAAACCAAAGCGGGGGGGGGTGAGTCGAGCGTGGCCGAGGCAAGCACCCAGAACCCCGTCACCATGGTGTTCATGGGATACCAGAGTGTGGAGGACGAAGAAGAGACCAAGAAGGTCCTGGGGCCACAGGGGACAGTGAAGGCTGAGCTGGTGCTGATCCACGACCCAGATGGGAAATTGTCACCGAGTGGAGAAGGAAAGAAGAAGGCTGGCGGCATTCAGACAATAGAGCCTTCTGCTAGTCCTCCTAATGCAACGTGCCGGCTGCCAAGCTCTGAAGCTCCTGAGACcacggcggaggaggaggaggtaaagaaggagaagcagccatGTAAGTGCTGCAGCATCATGTGA
- the palm1a gene encoding paralemmin 1a isoform X2, with product MSEALCQEERLQLIAERRKWQTEIENKKRQLEDDRRALQHLKSKVLRERWLLDGPPCAGPEHDEVKRQLEQDETRTRTLEDTINRLEQELVGLEDGAMCQPTTHIAVSSGSVKAVEVNGHSNHHQNRGQEVKAFAEIPCALKPRKDRKEMRRAMYSVEIKVERDRLTGETKVLSTNTMLPVDFSQKGIKVYEDEQKVVHEMNGEDGIHQLSSIEVDELIHKADEASMTSQKTVATVTSLPTAEVQEEEEEAVPQIAVEITGLETKAGGGESSVAEASTQNPVTMVFMGYQSVEDEEETKKVLGPQGTVKAELVLIHDPDGKLSPSGEGKKKAGGIQTIEPSASPPNATCRLPSSEAPETTAEEEEVKKEKQPCKCCSIM from the exons ATGAGTGAAGCTCTGTGTcaggaggagcggctgcagctcatcGCG GAGAGGAGAAAGTGGCAGACGGAGATAGAGAACAAGAAGCGACAGCTGGAGGATGACAGACGAGCTCTGCAGCACCTGAAG TCGAAGGTTCTGAGGGAGCGCTGGCTGCTGGATGGACCTCCCTGTGCTGGGCCGGAACATGATGAGGTCAAGAGACAACTGGAGCAGGAtgagaccaggaccaggaccctGGAGGACACCATCAACAG GTTGGAGCAGGAATTGGTGGGCCTGGAAGATGGAGCTATGTGTCAACCCACCACACACATTGCT gtgtcGTCAGGATCAGTTAAAG CTGTAGAGGTTAATGGTCACAGCAACCATCACCAGAACAGAGgtcaggaggtcaaag CCTTTGCAGAAATTCCTTGTGCGCTCAAACCAAGaaaggacaggaaggagatgaggagag CCATGTACTCGGTGGAGATTAAAGTGGAGCGGGACAGACTGACAGGGGAAACCAAGGTTCTGTCTACTAACACCATGCTTCCTGTTGACTTCTCTCAGAAAGGGATCAAAGTGTACGAGGATGAGCAGAAAG tGGTCCATGAGATGAACGGTGAAGATGGCATCCATCAGCTCAGCTCCATCGAAGTTGATGAGCTCATCCACAAAGCTGATGAGGCATCAATGACATCGCAGAAGACTGTTGCCACGGTGACCTCACTGCCCACAGCAGaggtccaggaggaggaggaggaggcagtgccGCAGATTGCAGTGGAGATCACAGGACTGGAAACCAAAGCGGGGGGGGGTGAGTCGAGCGTGGCCGAGGCAAGCACCCAGAACCCCGTCACCATGGTGTTCATGGGATACCAGAGTGTGGAGGACGAAGAAGAGACCAAGAAGGTCCTGGGGCCACAGGGGACAGTGAAGGCTGAGCTGGTGCTGATCCACGACCCAGATGGGAAATTGTCACCGAGTGGAGAAGGAAAGAAGAAGGCTGGCGGCATTCAGACAATAGAGCCTTCTGCTAGTCCTCCTAATGCAACGTGCCGGCTGCCAAGCTCTGAAGCTCCTGAGACcacggcggaggaggaggaggtaaagaaggagaagcagccatGTAAGTGCTGCAGCATCATGTGA
- the palm1a gene encoding paralemmin 1a isoform X1, producing MEMSEALCQEERLQLIAERRKWQTEIENKKRQLEDDRRALQHLKSKVLRERWLLDGPPCAGPEHDEVKRQLEQDETRTRTLEDTINRLEQELVGLEDGAMCQPTTHIAVSSGSVKAVEVNGHSNHHQNRGQEVKAFAEIPCALKPRKDRKEMRRAMYSVEIKVERDRLTGETKVLSTNTMLPVDFSQKGIKVYEDEQKVVHEMNGEDGIHQLSSIEVDELIHKADEASMTSQKTVATVTSLPTAEVQEEEEEAVPQIAVEITGLETKAGGGESSVAEASTQNPVTMVFMGYQSVEDEEETKKVLGPQGTVKAELVLIHDPDGKLSPSGEGKKKAGGIQTIEPSASPPNATCRLPSSEAPETTAEEEEVKKEKQPCKCCSIM from the exons ATGGA GATGAGTGAAGCTCTGTGTcaggaggagcggctgcagctcatcGCG GAGAGGAGAAAGTGGCAGACGGAGATAGAGAACAAGAAGCGACAGCTGGAGGATGACAGACGAGCTCTGCAGCACCTGAAG TCGAAGGTTCTGAGGGAGCGCTGGCTGCTGGATGGACCTCCCTGTGCTGGGCCGGAACATGATGAGGTCAAGAGACAACTGGAGCAGGAtgagaccaggaccaggaccctGGAGGACACCATCAACAG GTTGGAGCAGGAATTGGTGGGCCTGGAAGATGGAGCTATGTGTCAACCCACCACACACATTGCT gtgtcGTCAGGATCAGTTAAAG CTGTAGAGGTTAATGGTCACAGCAACCATCACCAGAACAGAGgtcaggaggtcaaag CCTTTGCAGAAATTCCTTGTGCGCTCAAACCAAGaaaggacaggaaggagatgaggagag CCATGTACTCGGTGGAGATTAAAGTGGAGCGGGACAGACTGACAGGGGAAACCAAGGTTCTGTCTACTAACACCATGCTTCCTGTTGACTTCTCTCAGAAAGGGATCAAAGTGTACGAGGATGAGCAGAAAG tGGTCCATGAGATGAACGGTGAAGATGGCATCCATCAGCTCAGCTCCATCGAAGTTGATGAGCTCATCCACAAAGCTGATGAGGCATCAATGACATCGCAGAAGACTGTTGCCACGGTGACCTCACTGCCCACAGCAGaggtccaggaggaggaggaggaggcagtgccGCAGATTGCAGTGGAGATCACAGGACTGGAAACCAAAGCGGGGGGGGGTGAGTCGAGCGTGGCCGAGGCAAGCACCCAGAACCCCGTCACCATGGTGTTCATGGGATACCAGAGTGTGGAGGACGAAGAAGAGACCAAGAAGGTCCTGGGGCCACAGGGGACAGTGAAGGCTGAGCTGGTGCTGATCCACGACCCAGATGGGAAATTGTCACCGAGTGGAGAAGGAAAGAAGAAGGCTGGCGGCATTCAGACAATAGAGCCTTCTGCTAGTCCTCCTAATGCAACGTGCCGGCTGCCAAGCTCTGAAGCTCCTGAGACcacggcggaggaggaggaggtaaagaaggagaagcagccatGTAAGTGCTGCAGCATCATGTGA
- the palm1a gene encoding paralemmin 1a isoform X6 has product MEMSEALCQEERLQLIAERRKWQTEIENKKRQLEDDRRALQHLKSKVLRERWLLDGPPCAGPEHDEVKRQLEQDETRTRTLEDTINRLEQELVGLEDGAMCQPTTHIAVSSGSVKAVEVNGHSNHHQNRGQEVKEIPCALKPRKDRKEMRRVVHEMNGEDGIHQLSSIEVDELIHKADEASMTSQKTVATVTSLPTAEVQEEEEEAVPQIAVEITGLETKAGGGESSVAEASTQNPVTMVFMGYQSVEDEEETKKVLGPQGTVKAELVLIHDPDGKLSPSGEGKKKAGGIQTIEPSASPPNATCRLPSSEAPETTAEEEEVKKEKQPCKCCSIM; this is encoded by the exons ATGGA GATGAGTGAAGCTCTGTGTcaggaggagcggctgcagctcatcGCG GAGAGGAGAAAGTGGCAGACGGAGATAGAGAACAAGAAGCGACAGCTGGAGGATGACAGACGAGCTCTGCAGCACCTGAAG TCGAAGGTTCTGAGGGAGCGCTGGCTGCTGGATGGACCTCCCTGTGCTGGGCCGGAACATGATGAGGTCAAGAGACAACTGGAGCAGGAtgagaccaggaccaggaccctGGAGGACACCATCAACAG GTTGGAGCAGGAATTGGTGGGCCTGGAAGATGGAGCTATGTGTCAACCCACCACACACATTGCT gtgtcGTCAGGATCAGTTAAAG CTGTAGAGGTTAATGGTCACAGCAACCATCACCAGAACAGAGgtcaggaggtcaaag AAATTCCTTGTGCGCTCAAACCAAGaaaggacaggaaggagatgaggagag tGGTCCATGAGATGAACGGTGAAGATGGCATCCATCAGCTCAGCTCCATCGAAGTTGATGAGCTCATCCACAAAGCTGATGAGGCATCAATGACATCGCAGAAGACTGTTGCCACGGTGACCTCACTGCCCACAGCAGaggtccaggaggaggaggaggaggcagtgccGCAGATTGCAGTGGAGATCACAGGACTGGAAACCAAAGCGGGGGGGGGTGAGTCGAGCGTGGCCGAGGCAAGCACCCAGAACCCCGTCACCATGGTGTTCATGGGATACCAGAGTGTGGAGGACGAAGAAGAGACCAAGAAGGTCCTGGGGCCACAGGGGACAGTGAAGGCTGAGCTGGTGCTGATCCACGACCCAGATGGGAAATTGTCACCGAGTGGAGAAGGAAAGAAGAAGGCTGGCGGCATTCAGACAATAGAGCCTTCTGCTAGTCCTCCTAATGCAACGTGCCGGCTGCCAAGCTCTGAAGCTCCTGAGACcacggcggaggaggaggaggtaaagaaggagaagcagccatGTAAGTGCTGCAGCATCATGTGA